The following DNA comes from Rhodopirellula bahusiensis.
TTTAGGTCTATGGATCTTGGAAACCTGAAAGAATGGGGGGGGAACTCATTCGTGTCTGGATATGCACTGTACGTTTGAATGTCTCCGTATCTAAATGGGGAAGTGCCCCCTCAATCGTGTGGTGTCTTAGTCAGCAATGCTCACCTCGGATCTCATCGCAATCAGTGTTTCGACGCTGTCGCCTTCATCGGCGATTGGTGCGGATCTGTATTGCCGTGTCGGATCCACGGAAGAGGTGAAGCTTTATCGGGGAGCCAACTACCCGATGAAGCCGGAGGACTTGAACAAACTGAAGTCCCGCGGCGTGACCAAACTGTTCATCGAACGGGAAGGTCGATCCAGCTACCAGGAATATCTGCGTGATATGGCGGCGGGAAATGGCGATGAGTCAGCCACCAATTCCCAGCGATCCGCGGCACTGAACGAAGTTGTGTTGGATGTGTTGCAAGGCAGTTTTGCTAACAACAATGAAGATGAGACGGTCAACGCCGCCAGTGAACTAGGTGGAATCGCTGCGAGCTTGGTTTCGCGAGAAGACTTCGCGGCGGGCGATTTGTTCCGTGTCTTGAATCATGACTATGCGACCTTCACTCACAGTGCCAACGTGGCATTGTATGCCGGCATGTTGGCCAATGCGTTGGGGATGACCGAACGCGAAGTGGAATTGGTTGTTGCCGGCGGGTTGCTTCACGATCTGGGCAAGCTTGAGATCCCCGATCAGATTCTGACCAAACCTGGACGGCTGGACGAAGACGAATTTGCACTGATCAAGAAGCATCCCGGTGATGGGTTCAAGCAACTGGCACTACGGGATGACCTGACGTTTGGTCAATTGATGATGGTGTATCAACACCACGAAAGAATGGATGGCGGTGGCTATCCCGTTGGGACGGTTGGCGACGACATTCACCCCTGGGGACGTCTGTGCGCTGTGGTTGATATCTACGAAGCCGTGACGAGCCAACGACCTTACCGAACACCAATGTCACGCGAAGATGCGTGTAACCTGATTCGTCGCGAAAGCGGCAAAGCCCTCGACCCGGAGATGGTGGAATGCTGGATTTCGATTATCCACAGCACTATGCCGAAGTAGTCAGGGCCACGAACTGGAAGATCGATCTTCCGGAAGCTTGGGACGACTACTTTCATGAGTCCGGTGTGGCACCGGTGAACTACTGCGATCAGCGGCAGGCTCAACGTCGAATCGTACGCACGTGCGGGCTGATGTACTTTGAAAAAGCACTGCCAAGTTTCCCTCGGGCATTTCACGCTGTCGGAATATTCACCCGGGACTTTTCGAAAAACGCCTGCGGGATTCTCTCTCCCGTGGAGTTGTATCCGGAGGAAGAAGTTCGGCTGATTCTGCCGACGTTTTGGTTGCAACTGCGAGTGGTTCGGGCTTACCGGCACCAAGCCAAATGCTTCGAGATTGGCATGAGGCTGCTGCATCGAAACAGCCCTTCACGGGACGCCTTTGTCGTCGGCGGTCGTTTCGCCGAAGTGGAAAACGCCTGAGTTGTTTTGATCCGACACGGCGCCCGCGTTGGTTGTATGTTTCGCGACGCAGAGCCTGCGTTGGTTACTCATTTTGCGACGCAGAGCCTGCGTCGCCTACGACATCCGCCGGACTTGGAAGTCCGGCGTACTTAAGTGCCGTTGGTCGAAAGTCGAACTAGGACTTGGTTCGTTCGCCGGTCCACCAAGACGATGAACTGTCGGAAGACCCGTCGGGTTTCGATCGAGTTGCCTCGTCGTGAACCAGGTGGCCGATTTCTTCCGCTTCGCTGACAACCGCTTGCATTTCGCGGTCCTCTTCGTCCAACCATTGGTTGCGTGCGGCCTCCGCGTTTGCTTCATCGGCATCGATACGGCCGTCGGCGGGTTCGCGTTGGAACCAGGCCCATCCGATAGCGTCGGGCGAGGTGACTTCCTCGACAATATCGACCTTGGGTTCCGGTCGTCGAATCGGTCGTTCGATGACAAACTCTGGGCGACGAACGCGACGGCGTTGCCGGGCCACGTCTTGGAATTTGTAGCGGAACTTTGATTTTGGTTTGACCGGACGGCGATCTTCCACAACCAGTTCGATTGGCTTGGGAGCTGGTTTGACGATCGGCGGAGCAACCACCACGACGGGTTCCGGTTTGGGTGCCTCGATGACAATCGGGAGCGGTTCAGGAACGGGTTCTGGCTCAGGTTCCGCAACCGGTTCTTCGATTTCCAATTCGGGTTCTTCTTCGACGTATTCTTCGTCGTAGACGTACTCTTCCTCTTCGTAAACTTCTTCCACTGGCGGCGAAAGAATGTGAGCGCGACCGGGAGTTCCCTGGGCGGGCATCTGACGCACTTCGACGCCGATCCCGTGGAAGATGTCAACGATGTGGTCGTGGCAGGTGAACATCATGACTTGATGTCCAAGTTCTGCGAACGTTTTCAACGTGCGAGCCGCGTGTTCGGCACGTGAGCCGTCGAAGTTGACCAGCACATCGTCGAGAACCAATGGCAACATCACACCACGGCGAGCGTAGGCTGCCGCGAGCGATAAACGCAGTGCGATGAAGACGGCTTCTCCGGTACCACGACTGAGGACTTCCAGTGGTAGTGCTTTGCCCTCGGCGTCGTCAATCTTCAGTTGGTTCGATCCCAGCGGCGTCCAAATGCGAACGTACTTGCCAGCGGTCAACTGGTTCAGGAATGACGAGGCTTCGCGAAGCGTTTCGGGTTGTCGCTCGTTCTCGACCGTTCCGCAGACGTCTTCCAGCAAGCAACTGGCCATTGAAAGCGTTTGCCAGCGACGGGACAGTTGATTGAGTTGTCGTTCGACGCAGCCCAGTTCCAACCGGGCGGTCATCAATCGATCGTCGTCGCCGAGTTGCTTCATCGACTGAGCCAATTCGCCTTGCGCGGTTTGCAGTGTGGCAATGCGAGCTTCGGTCTCGGTCATCCGGGTTGTCAGAGAATCCCAACGACGTTCCAAATCGGTCGATTTGGCACCCTCGATTTCGCGAGCGACATCGTCGTATTCGACACTGTTGCCGATCATCGAACGGACTTGTTGATCAATCGATTCGAACTGGGCGTTGTGTTCGACCAGCAATGATTTGCGATCGACGATTTCGTAGAACTGTTCGGGAGTCGCGACACCACACTTGGCCCACAACGCGCGACGTTGCTGTTCGGCTCGCTCGATCGCTCGCGAATGAGTGAGTTGTTGCTTCTTCAGTTGCACGTCGTGCTCTTTGAGCTGGCGACGTTGCTTGACCCAATGTTGCTGACGAGCAACCTCTTCGTGCAGGTGGTTGAGTTGATCCAAAGGATTGGACCGCATCGTCACCGGACGTTTGCTGCGATTGTTTTCTGATTCGCTGGAACGATTGTCGTCCCGGCGGTCACGATTTCGATTGCGTTTGTCGCCTCGGTTCTTCTTTTGGTTCTTTCGTTGCGAGCGAGCGTACGATTCGCTGTAGTCGTCTTCTTCGACGTCTTCGTACTCATTCGACTCGTAGCCGTCCGAATACTCGTTGTCGTATTCGTTCGATTTGGCTGACGTTTCGTATTCATCGTTGCCTTCGAGAGCTTGCAAGGCATCGTCCGAGGCGTCGATTGCTTCGAGGTAGAGCGTCTCGATTCGCTTGGCGAGCGATTGGCGTTCTCGTTGACGTTGGCCGCGTTCGTCTTTCAGTTCGGTCAAACGACGCATGCTGGTTTGCAGTGCTTCGTAGCCATCGCCGAGAACACGAACGCTCTTGGGTGACAACGTTGTCGACAATCCCAGACGATCGAGTGTTGCAGTCCATTCTTTGCGTGCGGTCTTGAGGCCTTCGGCGGCTTTCTGAGCTCGCTTGTAGGCACCTTGGTAGGACTGCGAAGCTGCTTCATGAGCGTGATGCAGCGGCATCGCTTCGTCGAGCTCTACCAGCAAGGACTCCGATTCTCGCAGGCGGCCTTCGAGCGATTCGCTGCTGACGGGCAGCGATGAGTCCAAGTCCTCTCGTTCAGATTCGATTTCGCGAAGCTGACGTTTGACCGAGTCGATCTGGCGTTCGCAATCATCCAGGTCGCGCGCCGTGTTGCGTTGGCCTTTTTCGCGAGAAAGGTAGTAGACCAGCAAAGCCATCGCACCAAACATGATGCACAACATGCCCTGCGTCGGATTGGGCTCCGCCACAAACGTCTCAATTCGAAAGACGTTGAACATGCCGTAGAGCAGCAACATGCCGCCGGCGATGAACGGCAGCGACAGCAACCACAAGCGATCGATCGGCACGGCTTCGTCGGTGGTCAACTCCACCGATTCGCGTTCGAGATCTTTGTGGTGACGTTTCAATTTCTCGAGGTGCTGGCCGAGCTGGATGCGCTGACGCAACGTGGAGATGTTGTCGTTTTCGCGGCGGATGGCTTGTTGCAGATCCGTCGCGTGTGCTCGCTGGAGAACTTCCTGCAATTGATCTTGGAGTTTCTCTTTGCGAACCTTGTGAGTCTTGCCTTCGGCGCGAGCCTGTTTGAGCAAGAACATTTGCTCTTTGACATGCTTGGCCGGTGCCGACAGAGCGGACAGCGTCGATCGAGACAGGTCAGGCAGATCGCCGTCGTCGCCATCGCCCAGGCGGACTCGCTCGTCTTCTTCGATGCCCAATCGATCCGCATCGGCATCGACTTGGTTGCGAGCCTTTTCGATTTGATTTTCGAGCCGATCGATCTGTTCTTCGAGGGCTTCGATCCAGGTCGCTTGTTGCGAAGCGGCTTCAATGCGGCCTTGCAGATCGAACAAACGTTTGTTGATCGGAAGTTGTTCGGACTTATCTCGTAAACCGCGACGCTTGGTTTTGATCTCTTCCATCTTGGTGCGACGCTCTTCCAGCATCGCTTCGATTTGGACGAGCTGACCAGGAGCTTCATCGGGCAACGCGGCTTCGCCTTCGATGGCGTCGATCTCTTCACGGATTTGATCGCGTTCTTGCCACTTGTCGTACACGCTGGTCGCGATCTCGACGCAGCGAGCTTCGCGTTCCCAGGCGATCATGCGGCCGCGAAGGGTTTCGATTTCTTGACTTTGCGTGCGGCGCTGAGTCGCCAATTCGCTCCACCGGCGCGTGCTGCCCGACAGTCGCTGGATCTCGTCACGCAACTTTTCGCGTTTCGTCATCATCGACGCGAGCTTGCCGATCGCAGCTTCGTTTTCGTCGGATTCCGTTTCTCGTTTGCCGACGACTTCGCTGCGTCCGGACCGGAGGCTGCGCAGCACATCGACCAGCGAAACGCGGTCCAAACCGCTGCTGAGTTTGTAGAGTTCATCCGCGGCGGAGGTGTCATCCAACGTCGACAACTCTTGCAATTCGCGAATGCCGATCGCGAAAACGTTGGTGAAGATCGGTTCGTCGATTTGTCCCAGCAACATTCCGAGTCGGTGCTGGCCTTGGGCCAAGCCGTCCGATCCGGTGACCGTCAAACGCCCGGTCACATCGGTGTCGGTCAGTTGGCTGTGCCGCCGGACTTCGTAGCCGCCACCGGGCCCAGTGACTCGAATCGCACCACCCGGAGTCCCGCCGTGAATGGGCGGCAAATATTTCTGGCGACGTTCTTCGGTGAAGCCATACAGCATCGCTCGCAAGAACTGCATGAGCGTCGTTTTGCCGGCTTCGTTGGGGCCGTAGAACAGCGTCATGCCTTCGGGCAAGGAGTCGACCGACAATCCGGTCCAGACGCCAAAACCGTCGATTTGGATGTCTTTGATCTTCATGATTTCCGTCCCCAAGAGGGTTTGCCACCGCGAAGCAATTCCACGCCCATCAAAGTGGCTTCGGCGAGGATCGTTTCGCGTTGGTCGGCGGGCACGTCACCCAACAAAGACGACGCGGTGCTGGACAGGTCCGAGTGTTCTTCCGTGAATGGCATCAGATCCAAGCGATCGCCGTTTGATGGCGAGGTCGATGCATCGTCGCTGGAGGTTGCCGTTCCGCGAACGCGAGCACCGGCGAATTTCTTGCTGGCTCGCAAGAAGTCGCCAAGGATCGTGTCTTCGTCTTGCCAGGACTTGGGATAGTTGTGCGGCGGACGTACGGTCAAACGAGTCGTCCAGGCCGCGGGATTGGTTGTGCCGTGGTCGCGACGCAGGTTGCGAAGCAGTTCCGTTGGATCGCCGACCGATGGCAATACTTCGGCGTTGTCCAAGGTGACTTCCCAAGAAATCAGCAGGTGTCGACCGCCGTGTTCGTTGGTCAGGGTGGCGATCTTTTGACCGAGCAGGTTGCGAAGGCTGCCGGCGGATCGAATTTCATCCGAATCGATCGCGACGTTCAGGTAGCGAAATCGATCCGTTTCGACTCGGCGAACGCGAGCGGTGTGTTCCGCGTCAACGTCGACGACGACGTAGCCGTGTGGTCCCGATTCGTCGCTGTTGCGACCTTGCGGTGATCCCGGGGCGAGAGCACCCGCGGTGGCGCCGCCTTCGATTTCGGTGTGGTTATGAGGTCCGCCGAGAGCCCAGTAGTCCATGCGGGCACCTGACAGGGCACTCGCGTCGGCGATCCCGTGTCCGATCCCGACGGTGAATTCGTCGGTGGTTTCGGTTTGGAATCCGGCGACGTGCAAAGTCGACCGGCCTTCGCTGCTGCGTCCGATTACCGAGCAAACCGTTCGCCCGGCTCGTTGATGTGGGATCGCGACGGCGCGGTCTCGAGGGAACAGCGTCACGTTGGGTGGCAACGGGACCGCTTCGGGCCATTGTTTTGGATCGTCTGCGATTCCGGCGGCCCAGTAGACCGCGGTGTCGGCGGCGTGCAGCTTTTCAAAGCCATCCAGCAGCAACGACATGCCGTGCGGCCCAGCCGCGACGGGGTGCATCAAGTCGCCGGATAAGACCAGAAAGTCGATGTTTTCGGCCAAAGCGGCTTCGAAGACCGCCGCCGCAGCATCCCGAGGAGCGGTCGCCATCGCATTCCGCAATTGAGGCGGCAGATGGTCGAGGTCACCCAGCGGGGTTTCCAGGTGAAAGTCGCTGGCATGAATGAATCGGAAAGATTCTCCGGGCATCGTTTCCTCCTTGAAACGGCGTTTTTCGGCCGCGCAAACCAATCCTGGTCCTGCGCTCGCGTGAAACTGTAGCGAAACATCGAAGATCCTGCAAAATCAATTTGCGGGAAACTCGCGGAATCCGGCGATCGGCATTTCGACCGAATACAGCGACTTTCTCGCTGTGGCGTACATCGTTTTGAATTCCGGACCGCCAAAGGTCACGTTTGCGGGGATCTCGGGAAACGCGACGATGCCGCGTGATTCACCCTCGGGCGAAAAAATCTGGATGCCCAAATGGGTCGTGATGTAGAGGTTGCCTTCGACGTCGATGGCCATCCCGTCGCCGCCACGCGAGGTTTCGCCTTCGACTTGCTTGACCGTGCAGAGCACTCGCGGTTCACCGATTTTGCCAGGCCCCAAAACGTCGTAGGCCAACATCTCGGCTTGCATCGACGGGATCACGTACAGCGTCTTTCCATCGGGCGACAATCCGATTCCGTTGGGTGCCTCGATGTCACCGGTCAGGCGAGTGACCTTCGGATCGGTCTCAAAATTCGCGAGGTAGTAAACGCAGCGTTCAGTTTGTGGCCAAGGTTCAGGGGCTCGGTATTGCGGGTCGGTGAAATACAAACCGCCATGGTTGTCGACGACCAGATCGTTGCAGGCGTTGAAACGTTTGCCGTTGAATGAATCCGCCAGCACGATTCGTTTGGGAGAGTCACCGGACAGGTCGTGCATGACAACAGCCCCATCCATTTCGCACGCGAGTAGTTTGGTGTCCGACAAAGGCCACAATCCGTTGGAGTGGTTGGATTGATCGGTCAGCAGCGACAGCTCGCCGTCTTTGGAAAGGCGATGAATCGCGGTGTTGGGTATGTCGGTGAAGTAAAGCGTGCCGTCGTCGGTGGCGGCGGGCCCTTCGGTGAACTGGAATCCCGTGTGGACTTGTTGGACCGGACCGGTGGGCTGGATCGTTTGAGCTTGGGCGGTGGAGAGGATGCCAAACATCGAGACGAGCAAAGGGATGATTCGCGAATTCATGGAGGCTCATTCTTGGGGCGAGATGGGGAGGGAACGCCGCCATTGTAGATCAAGCCAAGATGGGAAAGCGAAGCAGAGTTCCATCGCGCCATTTCGAATCCATAACTTGTAGCTCGGTGGTCCCCCACCGAGTCGAGCATTCCAAAACCTGTAGCTCGGTGGTCCTCCACCGAGACGAGCACTGTGTCCGGCCTGGATGTTTTTGCACTCGGTTGTGGAGGTGTTCACGGTGGGGGACCACCGTGCTTCAGGTTTTTTGTGCGAGCGGTTGTTGCGAATCAGGTGCGCCGGCAGGTGCGGCGCATGTGATCGGCGGCGGCTTCGATGTGGTGCCTCTGGCGAACCGATTGTCGGCCGATTTCGCCCAGCCTTGCTCGTCGCTCGGGATCGTTCTTTAGGCTGATCAACTCATGAACGAGAGCGTCGGTGTCTTCCGGATGGAACAAAATGCCTCCGCCCGTGGAGTGGACCACTTCCGAGAACGCTCCGTGGTCAGGCTGCACAACGGGAATGCCGCATGCCATCGCTTCCAGTAGAAAAAGCCCCTTGGGGTCTTCGTACGGCGCCGGGACGCTGAGCACATCCATCTGCCGCAGCAAGTCAATCTTGGTCGCTTGATCGGGGCTGTCGTGGACCACAAATCGGTCCGACAGGCCCGCTTTTGCAACGCGAGACTGCAATTCGTGGAGGTAGGGGACATTGTGTTCACCCAGCCATCCGGCGGCGTGCAGCGTGACGTTGCCGTGTTCCGGCATGGCACCGATTCTCAAGAAAGCATCGACCAAGTGATGCAAGCCTTTCTCCGGTGCAAGCCTTGCCAAGTATCCGATGCGGAACTCGCCGTCCGGTTTGCTCGGAGTCGCGGTCGATTGCGTGTTCGATGAATCGGCGGAATCAAGATTCGCGAATGGAGCCATGTCAATCGACAGTGGATGAACATCAAATCGCTCGTGCGGGATGCCGAGGATGGCTCCCATCTTGTCGCGATAGAACTCGCTGTGCGTCACGAACACGTCGACTTGCTCGGACAATTGCGAACACAGCACGATCGCTTCTGACCGAGCATCGTTGGGCAAGTGATCCAGGAAGATGTCATCGCCTTGCAACGTGACGACCAAGCGAGTGTTGGGCAGGCGTCGACGAATCGTTGGGATCGCACCACCGATCAACAGGTTGCTGAAAATGATCGCGT
Coding sequences within:
- a CDS encoding HD-GYP domain-containing protein translates to MLTSDLIAISVSTLSPSSAIGADLYCRVGSTEEVKLYRGANYPMKPEDLNKLKSRGVTKLFIEREGRSSYQEYLRDMAAGNGDESATNSQRSAALNEVVLDVLQGSFANNNEDETVNAASELGGIAASLVSREDFAAGDLFRVLNHDYATFTHSANVALYAGMLANALGMTEREVELVVAGGLLHDLGKLEIPDQILTKPGRLDEDEFALIKKHPGDGFKQLALRDDLTFGQLMMVYQHHERMDGGGYPVGTVGDDIHPWGRLCAVVDIYEAVTSQRPYRTPMSREDACNLIRRESGKALDPEMVECWISIIHSTMPK
- a CDS encoding glycosyltransferase family 4 protein; its protein translation is MKIVFLTAGAAGMYCGSCMHDNAIAKALLAGGDDVLLQPVYTPIRTDDSTIASDRVFFGGVHVYLLQQMPWLRWLPRWTRSWMDRPGLIRMLTRKAVKTDPAKLGALTLSMLRGEHGRQFEEVGRLVDWLETDIQPDAIIFSNLLIGGAIPTIRRRLPNTRLVVTLQGDDIFLDHLPNDARSEAIVLCSQLSEQVDVFVTHSEFYRDKMGAILGIPHERFDVHPLSIDMAPFANLDSADSSNTQSTATPSKPDGEFRIGYLARLAPEKGLHHLVDAFLRIGAMPEHGNVTLHAAGWLGEHNVPYLHELQSRVAKAGLSDRFVVHDSPDQATKIDLLRQMDVLSVPAPYEDPKGLFLLEAMACGIPVVQPDHGAFSEVVHSTGGGILFHPEDTDALVHELISLKNDPERRARLGEIGRQSVRQRHHIEAAADHMRRTCRRT
- a CDS encoding SMP-30/gluconolactonase/LRE family protein, which produces MNSRIIPLLVSMFGILSTAQAQTIQPTGPVQQVHTGFQFTEGPAATDDGTLYFTDIPNTAIHRLSKDGELSLLTDQSNHSNGLWPLSDTKLLACEMDGAVVMHDLSGDSPKRIVLADSFNGKRFNACNDLVVDNHGGLYFTDPQYRAPEPWPQTERCVYYLANFETDPKVTRLTGDIEAPNGIGLSPDGKTLYVIPSMQAEMLAYDVLGPGKIGEPRVLCTVKQVEGETSRGGDGMAIDVEGNLYITTHLGIQIFSPEGESRGIVAFPEIPANVTFGGPEFKTMYATARKSLYSVEMPIAGFREFPAN
- a CDS encoding metallophosphoesterase family protein, whose product is MVCAAEKRRFKEETMPGESFRFIHASDFHLETPLGDLDHLPPQLRNAMATAPRDAAAAVFEAALAENIDFLVLSGDLMHPVAAGPHGMSLLLDGFEKLHAADTAVYWAAGIADDPKQWPEAVPLPPNVTLFPRDRAVAIPHQRAGRTVCSVIGRSSEGRSTLHVAGFQTETTDEFTVGIGHGIADASALSGARMDYWALGGPHNHTEIEGGATAGALAPGSPQGRNSDESGPHGYVVVDVDAEHTARVRRVETDRFRYLNVAIDSDEIRSAGSLRNLLGQKIATLTNEHGGRHLLISWEVTLDNAEVLPSVGDPTELLRNLRRDHGTTNPAAWTTRLTVRPPHNYPKSWQDEDTILGDFLRASKKFAGARVRGTATSSDDASTSPSNGDRLDLMPFTEEHSDLSSTASSLLGDVPADQRETILAEATLMGVELLRGGKPSWGRKS
- a CDS encoding ATP-binding protein — encoded protein: MKIKDIQIDGFGVWTGLSVDSLPEGMTLFYGPNEAGKTTLMQFLRAMLYGFTEERRQKYLPPIHGGTPGGAIRVTGPGGGYEVRRHSQLTDTDVTGRLTVTGSDGLAQGQHRLGMLLGQIDEPIFTNVFAIGIRELQELSTLDDTSAADELYKLSSGLDRVSLVDVLRSLRSGRSEVVGKRETESDENEAAIGKLASMMTKREKLRDEIQRLSGSTRRWSELATQRRTQSQEIETLRGRMIAWEREARCVEIATSVYDKWQERDQIREEIDAIEGEAALPDEAPGQLVQIEAMLEERRTKMEEIKTKRRGLRDKSEQLPINKRLFDLQGRIEAASQQATWIEALEEQIDRLENQIEKARNQVDADADRLGIEEDERVRLGDGDDGDLPDLSRSTLSALSAPAKHVKEQMFLLKQARAEGKTHKVRKEKLQDQLQEVLQRAHATDLQQAIRRENDNISTLRQRIQLGQHLEKLKRHHKDLERESVELTTDEAVPIDRLWLLSLPFIAGGMLLLYGMFNVFRIETFVAEPNPTQGMLCIMFGAMALLVYYLSREKGQRNTARDLDDCERQIDSVKRQLREIESEREDLDSSLPVSSESLEGRLRESESLLVELDEAMPLHHAHEAASQSYQGAYKRAQKAAEGLKTARKEWTATLDRLGLSTTLSPKSVRVLGDGYEALQTSMRRLTELKDERGQRQRERQSLAKRIETLYLEAIDASDDALQALEGNDEYETSAKSNEYDNEYSDGYESNEYEDVEEDDYSESYARSQRKNQKKNRGDKRNRNRDRRDDNRSSESENNRSKRPVTMRSNPLDQLNHLHEEVARQQHWVKQRRQLKEHDVQLKKQQLTHSRAIERAEQQRRALWAKCGVATPEQFYEIVDRKSLLVEHNAQFESIDQQVRSMIGNSVEYDDVAREIEGAKSTDLERRWDSLTTRMTETEARIATLQTAQGELAQSMKQLGDDDRLMTARLELGCVERQLNQLSRRWQTLSMASCLLEDVCGTVENERQPETLREASSFLNQLTAGKYVRIWTPLGSNQLKIDDAEGKALPLEVLSRGTGEAVFIALRLSLAAAYARRGVMLPLVLDDVLVNFDGSRAEHAARTLKTFAELGHQVMMFTCHDHIVDIFHGIGVEVRQMPAQGTPGRAHILSPPVEEVYEEEEYVYDEEYVEEEPELEIEEPVAEPEPEPVPEPLPIVIEAPKPEPVVVVAPPIVKPAPKPIELVVEDRRPVKPKSKFRYKFQDVARQRRRVRRPEFVIERPIRRPEPKVDIVEEVTSPDAIGWAWFQREPADGRIDADEANAEAARNQWLDEEDREMQAVVSEAEEIGHLVHDEATRSKPDGSSDSSSSWWTGERTKS